In Pseudomonas fluorescens NCIMB 11764, a single window of DNA contains:
- a CDS encoding alpha/beta hydrolase — protein sequence MNKWLLVLLFTCASTQAAEQGVKEISPGRLLLNEGEMAVGIGPAPAKIERVLIIIHGRLRNAETYRQSAERATELAGQSANTLVIAPQFLNETDVALHPVADTVLRWQGNDWMAGGVSTAPFALSSYAALDQIIARLGDRRQFPDVKDVVIAGHSGGAQVVQRYALLSHEQPELKAAGVHVRYVVANPSSYAYLDERRPVAFSHARCPGFHRWKYGLSDLPAYTEGQTPAQLEENYVQRDIVYLLGQQDTDPNHPGLDKSCEAQAQGAYRLARGRSFFDFLKRSHPKGLNQQLIEVPGVGHNGDGMFTSPEGQKALFQ from the coding sequence ATGAATAAGTGGCTGTTGGTTCTGTTGTTCACCTGTGCAAGTACCCAGGCTGCCGAGCAGGGGGTCAAGGAGATCAGCCCCGGACGGCTATTGTTGAACGAAGGTGAGATGGCGGTGGGCATCGGTCCGGCACCGGCGAAAATCGAACGCGTGCTGATCATCATCCATGGACGGTTGCGCAACGCCGAGACGTATCGCCAGAGTGCCGAGCGTGCGACAGAACTGGCCGGGCAAAGCGCGAATACGCTGGTGATTGCTCCGCAATTTCTCAATGAGACCGACGTGGCACTCCATCCAGTGGCCGACACCGTGTTGCGCTGGCAGGGCAATGACTGGATGGCCGGCGGTGTTTCCACCGCTCCGTTTGCGCTGAGTTCCTATGCTGCTCTCGACCAGATCATCGCCCGGCTCGGTGATCGCCGACAGTTTCCAGACGTGAAAGATGTCGTCATCGCGGGCCACTCGGGCGGGGCCCAGGTGGTTCAGCGTTATGCGTTGTTGAGTCACGAGCAACCGGAGCTCAAGGCCGCTGGCGTGCACGTGCGTTATGTCGTCGCCAACCCGTCTTCTTATGCGTATTTAGACGAGCGACGGCCGGTGGCCTTCAGTCACGCCCGCTGCCCGGGCTTCCATCGCTGGAAGTACGGCTTGAGCGATCTGCCGGCTTATACTGAAGGACAAACGCCCGCACAGCTGGAGGAAAACTACGTCCAGCGTGACATCGTTTATCTGCTGGGGCAGCAGGACACCGACCCGAATCACCCGGGGCTGGATAAAAGCTGTGAAGCCCAAGCCCAGGGTGCTTATCGATTGGCGCGCGGGCGCAGTTTTTTTGATTTTTTAAAGCGCAGCCATCCGAAAGGATTGAACCAGCAACTGATCGAGGTGCCTGGGGTTGGGCATAACGGGGACGGGATGTTTACGTCGCCGGAGGGGCAGAAAGCGTTGTTTCAGTAA
- a CDS encoding HAD family hydrolase: MSLSEVRHWVFDMDGTLTVAVHDFAAIRVALAIPAEDDILTHLAALPADEAAAKHAWLLEHERDLALGSKPAPGAVELVRELAGRGYRLGILTRNARELAHVTLEAIGLADCFAVEDVLGRDEAPPKPHPGGLLKLAEAWKVPASEMVMVGDYRFDLDCGRAAGTRTVLVNLPDNPWPELTDWHAADCVALRELL, from the coding sequence ATGAGCCTGTCCGAGGTGCGGCACTGGGTGTTCGACATGGACGGCACCCTGACGGTGGCCGTGCATGATTTCGCGGCGATTCGCGTGGCATTGGCGATCCCGGCCGAAGACGACATTCTGACCCACCTCGCGGCGCTGCCAGCCGATGAAGCCGCGGCCAAACACGCGTGGCTGCTGGAGCATGAACGGGATCTGGCGCTGGGTTCGAAACCGGCGCCGGGTGCCGTCGAGTTGGTGCGTGAGTTGGCAGGGCGCGGTTATCGTCTGGGCATTCTCACGCGTAATGCGCGCGAACTGGCGCATGTGACGCTGGAGGCCATCGGCCTGGCGGACTGCTTCGCGGTGGAAGATGTGCTGGGGCGCGATGAAGCGCCACCCAAACCGCATCCCGGCGGTTTATTGAAACTGGCCGAGGCCTGGAAGGTGCCGGCGAGCGAGATGGTGATGGTCGGTGACTATCGCTTTGATCTGGATTGCGGGCGGGCGGCGGGAACGCGGACGGTGTTGGTGAATCTGCCGGACAACCCGTGGCCGGAGTTGACCGATTGGCATGCGGCGGATTGTGTCGCATTGCGGGAATTGCTTTGA
- the tesB gene encoding acyl-CoA thioesterase II has protein sequence MSQVLDDLVDLLTLEPIEENLFRGRSQDLGFRQLFGGQVIGQSLSAASQTVEAARHVHSMHGYFLRPGDSALPVVYQVDRVRDGGSFSTRRVTAIQKGNPIFTCSASFQYDEKGFEHQAEMPVVVGPENLPSELELTQQRAHLIPEHMREKLLCPKPIEFRPITEKDPYNPQPSDPIKYVWFRADGALADTPALHKYLLAYASDFGLLTTSMQPHGKSVWQKDMQVASLDHALWFHADLRADDWLLYAMDSPWAGNSRGFTRGSVFNRAGQLVASVTQEGLIRHRKDWA, from the coding sequence ATGAGCCAAGTGTTGGATGATCTGGTCGACTTGCTGACCCTGGAACCGATTGAAGAAAACCTGTTCCGTGGCCGCAGTCAGGACCTGGGTTTTCGTCAGTTGTTCGGCGGTCAGGTGATCGGCCAGTCCCTGTCGGCGGCCAGTCAGACGGTCGAAGCCGCGCGCCATGTGCATTCGATGCACGGTTATTTCCTGCGTCCGGGCGACTCCGCGTTGCCCGTGGTGTATCAGGTTGACCGGGTGCGCGACGGCGGCAGTTTCAGCACGCGCCGGGTGACGGCGATCCAGAAGGGCAACCCGATCTTCACGTGCAGCGCCTCGTTCCAGTACGACGAAAAAGGCTTTGAGCACCAGGCCGAGATGCCGGTGGTGGTCGGCCCGGAGAACCTGCCGTCGGAGCTGGAACTGACTCAGCAGCGCGCCCACCTGATTCCCGAGCACATGCGTGAAAAACTGCTGTGCCCGAAACCGATCGAATTCCGACCGATCACCGAGAAAGATCCCTACAACCCGCAGCCGTCCGATCCGATCAAGTACGTCTGGTTTCGTGCCGACGGTGCCCTGGCCGATACCCCTGCGCTGCACAAATACCTGCTGGCCTACGCCTCGGACTTCGGTCTGCTGACCACGTCCATGCAGCCGCACGGAAAATCGGTCTGGCAGAAAGACATGCAGGTTGCCAGCCTCGATCACGCTCTGTGGTTCCACGCGGACCTGCGTGCCGATGACTGGTTGCTCTACGCCATGGACAGCCCGTGGGCCGGCAATTCCCGTGGTTTTACCCGTGGCAGCGTGTTCAACCGCGCCGGGCAACTGGTGGCGTCGGTCACCCAGGAAGGCCTGATTCGTCACCGCAAGGATTGGGCATGA
- a CDS encoding GNAT family N-acetyltransferase, giving the protein MEPILELESARLLLRQWRDEDLPAFAAMCADPQVMRYFPAPLSRLDSASLIGRVRGHFAEHGFGLWALERKDTGAFIGFTGLGVVGFDAPFTPAIEIGWRLAREHWGLGYASEAAWTALRCGFDRLALKEVVSFTSEANLPSQKVMQAIGMQHDSADDFEHPKLAADHPLRHHVLYRITREQWLQTLHG; this is encoded by the coding sequence ATGGAGCCGATACTGGAACTCGAGAGCGCGCGACTGCTGTTGCGGCAGTGGCGTGATGAAGATTTGCCGGCGTTTGCGGCGATGTGCGCCGATCCACAAGTGATGCGCTATTTTCCGGCGCCCCTGAGTCGGCTGGACAGTGCTTCGTTGATCGGACGCGTTCGCGGGCATTTTGCCGAGCATGGTTTCGGCCTGTGGGCTCTGGAGCGCAAGGACACCGGCGCGTTCATCGGTTTTACCGGCTTGGGTGTGGTCGGTTTCGACGCGCCGTTTACGCCGGCCATCGAAATCGGTTGGCGTCTGGCTCGCGAGCATTGGGGTCTTGGCTATGCCAGTGAAGCCGCATGGACCGCTCTGCGGTGCGGGTTTGACCGGCTGGCGCTGAAAGAAGTGGTGTCCTTTACCAGTGAAGCCAATCTGCCTTCGCAGAAAGTCATGCAGGCGATCGGTATGCAGCATGATTCAGCCGATGACTTCGAACACCCCAAGCTCGCGGCCGATCATCCCCTGCGTCACCATGTGCTGTACCGCATCACCCGTGAACAATGGCTGCAAACCTTGCATGGATAA
- a CDS encoding histone deacetylase family protein produces the protein MPLPLIYHEDYSPEFPADHRFPMDKFRLLRDHLVDSGLTRDADLLRPQLCPPEILALAHDAAYIERYMSGELSREDQRRLGLPWSEALARRTVRAVGGSLLAAEQALEHGLACHLAGGTHHAHYDYPAGFCIFNDLAVISRYLLESGRVNRVLIFDCDVHQGDGTARILHNTPEAVTVSLHCEKNFPARKAESDWDIRLPKGMGDADYLKVVDDALNYLLPLYQPDLVLYDAGVDVHKDDALGYLKLTDEGVAARDESVMRHCLGRDIPVVGVIGGGYSKDRKALARRHGILHHSAQRVWTSSGCH, from the coding sequence ATGCCGCTGCCGCTGATCTACCACGAAGACTACAGCCCCGAATTCCCGGCGGATCACCGCTTCCCGATGGACAAGTTTCGCCTGTTGCGCGATCACCTGGTGGACAGCGGGCTGACCCGGGACGCCGACCTGCTGCGCCCGCAACTCTGCCCGCCGGAGATTCTCGCCCTCGCCCATGACGCTGCTTATATCGAACGTTACATGAGCGGCGAGTTGTCCCGCGAAGACCAGCGGCGCCTCGGCCTGCCGTGGAGCGAAGCACTGGCCCGGCGCACGGTGCGCGCGGTCGGCGGCTCGTTGCTGGCGGCGGAACAGGCGCTGGAACATGGATTGGCCTGTCACCTCGCTGGCGGCACGCATCATGCGCATTACGACTACCCGGCGGGATTCTGCATCTTCAATGACCTGGCGGTGATCAGCCGTTACCTGCTGGAAAGCGGTCGTGTGAATAGAGTGCTGATCTTCGATTGCGACGTGCATCAGGGCGACGGGACTGCACGGATCCTGCACAACACCCCGGAAGCGGTAACTGTTTCCCTGCACTGCGAGAAGAACTTTCCTGCACGCAAGGCCGAAAGTGACTGGGACATCCGGTTGCCCAAAGGCATGGGCGATGCCGACTACCTGAAGGTGGTGGACGACGCGCTGAATTACTTGCTGCCGCTCTACCAACCGGACCTGGTGTTGTACGACGCCGGGGTGGATGTGCATAAGGACGACGCGCTCGGTTATCTGAAGCTGACAGACGAAGGCGTGGCGGCTCGGGATGAAAGCGTCATGCGCCATTGCCTGGGGCGGGATATTCCTGTGGTCGGGGTCATTGGCGGCGGTTACAGCAAGGACCGCAAGGCGTTAGCACGTCGGCATGGCATCCTGCATCACAGCGCGCAACGGGTGTGGACGTCATCAGGTTGTCATTGA
- a CDS encoding TIGR03862 family flavoprotein — MTQSSAALPPHVAIIGGGPAGLMAAEVLSRAGIKVDLYDGMPSVGRKFLLAGVGGMNITHSEAYPAFLSRYAERAPQIAPLLRAFGAEALCQWIHDLGIETFVGSSGRVFPTDMKAAPLLRAWLKRLRDAGVVIHTRHRWLGWDDNGGLRVESPDGEKTIRPDATLLALGGGSWSRLGSDGAWMLPLEQRGVGLMPLQPSNCGFEVQAWSELMVSKFAGAPLKNIAIGLNDDVPRLGECVITATGIEGSLIYALSATIREAINQHGSATIHLDLLPGRPVDKVQAALSKPRGSRSMSKHLHSQLGIDGVKAALLRELTPAECFADPASLAKAIKALPLTLVKTRPLDEAISSAGGVMFESMDERLMLKQLPGVFCAGEMLDWEAPTGGYLLTACFASGRAAGLGMVEWLRRKD, encoded by the coding sequence ATGACCCAATCTTCCGCCGCCCTCCCCCCTCACGTCGCCATCATCGGCGGTGGCCCCGCCGGCCTGATGGCCGCCGAAGTGTTGAGCCGGGCCGGAATCAAGGTCGACCTGTACGACGGCATGCCGTCGGTGGGCAGGAAGTTTCTCCTGGCGGGGGTCGGCGGCATGAACATCACCCATTCCGAAGCCTACCCGGCCTTTCTCTCACGCTACGCCGAACGCGCACCGCAGATTGCACCGCTGCTGCGTGCCTTTGGTGCCGAGGCGCTGTGCCAGTGGATTCATGACCTGGGCATCGAAACCTTCGTCGGCAGCTCTGGCCGGGTGTTTCCGACCGACATGAAAGCCGCGCCGCTGTTGCGCGCCTGGCTCAAACGGTTGCGGGATGCCGGCGTAGTTATCCACACCCGCCACCGTTGGCTGGGCTGGGATGACAACGGTGGATTGCGTGTCGAAAGTCCCGACGGCGAAAAAACCATTCGACCCGACGCGACCCTGCTGGCCCTCGGCGGCGGCAGCTGGTCGCGTCTCGGTTCGGACGGCGCGTGGATGTTGCCCCTGGAGCAGCGCGGTGTAGGACTTATGCCGCTGCAGCCAAGTAATTGCGGCTTCGAGGTTCAGGCCTGGAGCGAATTGATGGTCAGCAAATTCGCTGGTGCGCCGCTGAAAAACATCGCCATCGGGCTCAACGACGATGTTCCGCGGCTCGGGGAATGTGTGATTACGGCCACCGGGATTGAAGGCAGCCTGATCTACGCCCTGTCAGCGACGATCCGCGAAGCCATCAATCAACACGGCTCGGCGACCATTCACCTCGACCTGTTGCCGGGCAGACCTGTGGATAAAGTTCAGGCGGCGCTGAGCAAACCGCGCGGTTCACGTTCCATGTCCAAGCATCTGCACAGCCAGCTCGGGATTGATGGTGTGAAAGCGGCGTTGCTGCGCGAACTGACGCCGGCAGAATGCTTCGCCGATCCGGCATCACTGGCTAAAGCGATCAAGGCGTTGCCACTGACGCTGGTAAAAACCCGCCCACTGGACGAAGCCATCAGCAGCGCCGGTGGCGTGATGTTCGAGTCGATGGATGAACGTTTGATGCTCAAGCAACTGCCTGGCGTGTTTTGCGCGGGGGAAATGCTGGATTGGGAAGCGCCGACGGGGGGCTATTTGCTGACCGCGTGTTTCGCCAGTGGGCGAGCGGCCGGGTTGGGGATGGTGGAGTGGCTCAGGCGCAAGGATTGA
- a CDS encoding DEAD/DEAH box helicase gives MTFATLGLIEPLLRSLETLGYQTPTPVQAQAIPAVLAGRDLMAAAQTGTGKTAGFAVPLLQLLAMEGPKVTANSVRALILVPTRELAEQVHEAVRQYAENLPLSTYAVYGGVSINPQMMKLRKGVDLLVATPGRLLDLFRQNALKFNQLQTLVLDEADRMLDLGFSEELGNIYRVLPKKRQTLLFSATFSDAIRLLAGQMLNDPLSIEVSPRNVAANTVKQWVVTVDKKRKPELFIHLLRKGKWKQVLVFAKTRNGVDALVEKLQGLGINADGIHGDKPQATRQRALDRFKASEVQILVATDVAARGLDIEDLPLVVNFDLPIVAEDYIHRIGRTGRAGATGQAISLVCADEVNLLSAIETLTRQTLPRQVEHDFEPEHRVPDTDASGQVVKKPKKPKKPKTSSGGKRNLGKWVESGDASAPEPSIKPVRKVPVFNTGPRKRKP, from the coding sequence ATGACTTTCGCCACCCTTGGCCTGATCGAACCCTTGCTGCGCTCTCTCGAGACGCTCGGCTACCAGACCCCGACGCCGGTTCAGGCGCAAGCCATTCCGGCGGTGCTGGCCGGTCGCGACCTGATGGCCGCCGCCCAGACCGGCACTGGCAAGACCGCCGGTTTCGCTGTGCCGCTCCTGCAATTGCTGGCCATGGAAGGGCCGAAAGTCACTGCCAACTCGGTGCGCGCCCTGATTTTGGTGCCAACCCGCGAATTGGCCGAGCAGGTTCACGAGGCCGTGCGTCAGTACGCCGAGAACCTGCCGCTGAGCACTTACGCGGTGTACGGCGGCGTCAGCATCAACCCGCAAATGATGAAGCTGCGCAAAGGCGTCGACCTGTTGGTGGCGACGCCGGGCCGTTTGCTCGACCTGTTCCGCCAGAACGCGCTGAAGTTCAACCAGCTGCAAACCCTGGTGCTGGACGAAGCGGATCGTATGCTCGACCTGGGCTTTTCCGAGGAGCTGGGGAACATTTACCGGGTGCTGCCGAAGAAACGTCAGACGCTGCTGTTCTCCGCGACCTTCTCCGATGCGATTCGCCTGCTGGCCGGGCAAATGCTCAACGATCCGCTGAGCATCGAAGTCAGCCCGCGCAACGTGGCGGCCAACACTGTGAAACAGTGGGTGGTGACGGTGGACAAGAAGCGCAAGCCGGAACTGTTCATCCACTTGCTGCGCAAGGGCAAGTGGAAGCAGGTGCTGGTGTTCGCCAAGACTCGCAATGGCGTGGACGCGTTGGTGGAAAAACTCCAGGGCCTGGGCATCAACGCCGACGGCATCCATGGCGACAAACCGCAGGCGACTCGCCAGCGTGCGCTGGACCGATTCAAGGCCAGTGAAGTGCAGATTCTGGTCGCCACTGACGTCGCGGCCCGTGGTCTGGATATCGAAGACCTGCCGTTGGTGGTCAATTTCGACCTGCCGATCGTGGCAGAGGACTACATCCACCGCATCGGTCGTACCGGCCGTGCGGGCGCCACCGGGCAGGCTATTTCGCTGGTGTGTGCCGATGAAGTGAATCTGCTGTCGGCCATCGAGACGTTGACGCGTCAGACGTTGCCTCGTCAGGTGGAACATGACTTCGAACCTGAGCACCGCGTGCCGGATACCGATGCCAGCGGTCAGGTGGTGAAGAAGCCGAAAAAGCCGAAGAAGCCAAAGACGTCCAGTGGCGGTAAACGCAATTTGGGCAAATGGGTCGAGAGCGGGGATGCTTCGGCGCCGGAGCCTTCGATCAAGCCTGTGCGAAAAGTGCCCGTGTTTAATACTGGGCCGCGTAAGCGTAAGCCTTGA
- the yedA gene encoding drug/metabolite exporter YedA has translation MPGLRRFPLPLIAAFFALYVIWGSTYLVIRIGVEYWPPLLLAGIRFVIAGTLMYAFLRWRGAPAPTWAQWKAAGIIGILLLACGNGGVSVAEHMGVASGVAALAVATVPLFTLLCGYFWGARNTRLEWAGIVLGLIGIAMLNLGSNLQSSPLGALLLIFAAASWAFGSVWSKHLPLPQGAMASAVEMLVGGVALLIGSALSGEHLEAMPPIEGWAALAYLTFFGSIIAFNAYMYLLKNVRPAAATSYAYVNPAVAVLLGIVFVGETIGIEEALAMLVIISAVVLIGLPQWRRAPQRPAAVVQTESSVN, from the coding sequence ATGCCTGGCCTGCGCCGTTTTCCCTTGCCGTTGATCGCTGCCTTTTTCGCGTTGTACGTGATTTGGGGCTCGACTTACCTGGTGATCCGTATCGGCGTGGAGTATTGGCCGCCCTTGCTGCTCGCCGGTATTCGCTTTGTCATCGCGGGGACCTTGATGTACGCGTTCCTGCGCTGGCGCGGGGCGCCGGCCCCGACCTGGGCGCAGTGGAAAGCGGCGGGGATCATCGGGATTTTGCTGTTGGCGTGCGGTAACGGCGGGGTCAGTGTGGCGGAGCACATGGGCGTCGCGTCCGGTGTCGCCGCGCTGGCGGTGGCGACGGTGCCGTTGTTTACCTTGCTCTGCGGCTATTTCTGGGGCGCGCGTAATACCCGTCTCGAATGGGCCGGGATTGTGCTCGGGCTGATCGGCATCGCCATGCTCAACCTCGGTTCCAACCTGCAATCGAGCCCGCTGGGTGCCCTGTTGCTGATCTTCGCGGCAGCTTCCTGGGCGTTTGGTTCGGTGTGGAGCAAACACTTGCCGCTGCCCCAGGGCGCGATGGCCAGTGCCGTGGAAATGCTGGTGGGGGGCGTGGCGTTGTTGATTGGTAGTGCCTTGAGCGGTGAGCATCTGGAGGCCATGCCGCCGATCGAAGGGTGGGCGGCGCTGGCCTATCTGACCTTCTTCGGTTCGATCATCGCCTTCAACGCTTACATGTACCTGTTGAAAAACGTGCGTCCGGCGGCGGCTACCAGTTACGCCTACGTCAACCCGGCGGTGGCGGTGTTGCTGGGGATCGTGTTTGTCGGCGAAACCATCGGTATCGAAGAAGCGTTGGCCATGCTGGTGATCATCAGTGCCGTGGTGTTGATCGGTTTGCCGCAGTGGCGCCGGGCGCCGCAACGACCGGCTGCCGTGGTGCAGACAGAATCGAGCGTGAATTAG
- a CDS encoding Lrp/AsnC family transcriptional regulator, with amino-acid sequence MDKYDRMLLSALLENGRASYADLARKVNLSAPAVAERVAKLEASGVITGYQAKVDMAKLGLPIQCVIELRLNQHGNQKAYDDLIKIPQLTECHRVTGDPCVIMQAAVGSMPELEELINRIAKFGFSKTSIVLSSAIEKRVPLGQLEGNGKV; translated from the coding sequence ATGGACAAATACGACCGCATGCTCCTCAGCGCCCTGCTGGAAAACGGTCGCGCGTCCTACGCCGACCTCGCGCGCAAGGTCAACCTGTCCGCCCCGGCCGTGGCCGAGCGCGTGGCCAAACTTGAAGCCAGCGGGGTGATTACCGGTTATCAGGCGAAAGTCGACATGGCCAAGCTTGGGCTACCGATCCAGTGCGTCATCGAACTGCGCCTGAACCAGCACGGCAACCAGAAGGCCTATGACGACCTGATCAAAATCCCGCAACTGACCGAATGCCACCGGGTGACGGGGGATCCGTGCGTGATCATGCAAGCGGCGGTGGGCTCGATGCCGGAGCTGGAGGAGTTGATCAACCGGATTGCCAAATTCGGGTTCAGCAAGACGTCGATCGTGTTGTCGAGTGCGATAGAGAAGCGGGTGCCGTTGGGGCAGCTGGAAGGGAATGGAAAAGTTTGA
- a CDS encoding BRO-N domain-containing protein: MIKVTPNPPEDSAQPVAHEVHFIPKTFIRHHIQLRALLLHAEPWFCARDIGRLMGVDINGRHALKLDADQRRMMHLSGSDEAQETLMLSESGVYAMLVYHYCPENRHLRRWLTHHVVPMLREEAGPVSTQAPHMRAMEWAGGTLRLLHWRKEPWVRLRDMPGLLSASYSGV, translated from the coding sequence ATGATCAAAGTTACCCCCAATCCCCCCGAAGACTCTGCGCAACCCGTCGCGCACGAGGTGCACTTCATCCCCAAAACCTTCATCCGTCATCACATTCAGCTACGCGCACTTTTACTGCACGCAGAACCCTGGTTCTGCGCCCGCGATATCGGCCGGTTAATGGGTGTGGATATCAACGGCAGACATGCGCTCAAGCTCGATGCTGATCAGCGGCGGATGATGCATCTGTCCGGCAGCGATGAAGCGCAAGAAACCCTGATGCTCAGTGAGTCAGGCGTATACGCGATGCTGGTCTATCACTACTGCCCGGAAAACCGCCATTTGCGGCGTTGGCTGACCCACCATGTGGTGCCGATGTTGCGGGAGGAGGCGGGGCCCGTTTCGACGCAAGCGCCGCATATGCGAGCGATGGAATGGGCCGGCGGAACGCTGCGGCTGCTGCATTGGCGCAAAGAACCTTGGGTTCGCCTGCGTGATATGCCGGGGTTGTTGTCTGCCAGTTACAGCGGCGTCTGA
- a CDS encoding 3'-5' exonuclease, producing MERIAVIDFETTGISPSSSCRATEIAVVILEQGRIVERYQSLMNAGVRVPAFIEQLTGISNAMLRTAPSAEQVMNEVNEFVGITPLLAHNAAFDQKFWDFELGRIKRTRLQNFACSLLLARRLMPAAPNHKLGTLTTFASLPNTGKAHRAMADAEMAANLTAHLAQELRQKHGLRELSHDLLVSLQKVPAAKINEHLKRHRGF from the coding sequence TTGGAACGCATAGCAGTCATCGACTTTGAAACCACCGGGATCTCCCCGAGCAGCAGCTGCCGGGCCACGGAAATCGCCGTGGTGATCCTTGAACAGGGGCGCATCGTCGAGCGTTACCAGAGCCTGATGAACGCCGGCGTGCGCGTCCCGGCCTTCATCGAACAACTGACCGGCATCAGCAACGCCATGTTGCGCACGGCGCCATCGGCCGAGCAGGTGATGAACGAGGTCAACGAGTTTGTCGGTATCACACCCTTGCTGGCTCACAACGCGGCATTCGACCAGAAGTTCTGGGACTTTGAACTGGGGCGGATCAAACGCACGCGGTTGCAGAACTTCGCCTGCTCGCTGTTACTCGCCCGCCGCCTGATGCCCGCCGCACCGAATCACAAGCTCGGGACGCTCACCACCTTCGCCAGCCTGCCCAACACTGGCAAGGCTCACCGGGCCATGGCTGACGCCGAGATGGCCGCCAACCTGACGGCGCACCTCGCGCAGGAACTGCGGCAGAAGCATGGGTTGCGCGAGTTGTCCCATGATCTGCTGGTCAGCTTGCAGAAAGTGCCGGCGGCGAAGATCAATGAGCATCTCAAGCGCCATCGCGGGTTCTGA
- a CDS encoding NYN domain-containing protein translates to MKKIAVFADVQNLYYTVRQAYGCHFNYAALWADISKQGQIVEAYAYAIDRGDSKQQQFQQILRNLGFTVKLKPYIQRSDGSAKGDWDVGITLDIMDAADHVDEVVLASGDGDFDMLLERIIAKHGVQAVAYGVPGLTANSLIRAASRYVPIEGALLLKN, encoded by the coding sequence GTGAAAAAAATTGCAGTGTTCGCCGATGTTCAAAACCTCTATTACACCGTGCGTCAGGCCTATGGTTGCCACTTCAACTACGCCGCGTTGTGGGCTGATATCAGCAAACAGGGCCAGATCGTCGAGGCCTACGCCTACGCGATCGACCGTGGCGACAGCAAACAACAGCAGTTCCAGCAGATCCTGCGCAACCTCGGTTTCACCGTGAAGCTCAAACCCTACATCCAGCGCAGCGACGGCTCGGCCAAGGGCGACTGGGACGTGGGCATCACCCTCGACATCATGGACGCCGCCGACCACGTCGACGAAGTGGTGCTGGCTTCTGGCGACGGTGATTTCGACATGCTGCTGGAGCGCATCATCGCCAAGCACGGCGTGCAAGCCGTGGCCTACGGCGTGCCAGGCCTGACGGCCAACTCGCTGATCCGCGCCGCCAGCCGCTACGTGCCGATCGAAGGCGCCTTGCTGCTCAAGAATTGA
- a CDS encoding DUF2076 domain-containing protein, with amino-acid sequence MNSEEQTLIDGLFSRLQQAETDSAPRDAQAEARIKEHLTRQPAAGYFMTQAILVQEAAVKSLDAQNKQLAQQVQQLQAELQSAKAQAAAPAPSGGGFLSSIFGGSSREAPAQSAPPSNGGWREPGRQSFNSPPPQQNFGAPPPQQNYAPQQQPVGGGFLGGALKTAAGVAGGVMLAQGISSLFHHNQQPEVVEVIKEEPAQVNDQSGGNGWGDDQRVADNSADQGGYADADYSDDSSSFFGGDDDSFV; translated from the coding sequence ATGAACAGCGAAGAACAAACCCTGATCGATGGACTGTTTTCCCGGCTGCAACAGGCCGAAACGGATTCAGCCCCGCGCGACGCCCAGGCCGAGGCGCGGATCAAGGAACACCTGACTCGCCAACCCGCGGCGGGCTACTTCATGACCCAGGCCATTCTGGTGCAGGAGGCAGCGGTCAAGAGCCTCGACGCGCAGAACAAGCAACTGGCTCAGCAAGTCCAGCAATTGCAGGCCGAGCTGCAATCGGCCAAGGCGCAGGCGGCGGCTCCGGCGCCGAGCGGCGGTGGCTTCCTGTCGAGCATTTTCGGCGGCAGTTCCCGTGAAGCGCCGGCCCAAAGTGCTCCGCCCTCCAATGGTGGCTGGCGTGAGCCGGGGCGGCAGTCGTTCAACTCGCCGCCGCCACAGCAGAACTTCGGTGCGCCGCCACCGCAGCAAAACTACGCGCCGCAACAGCAGCCTGTCGGTGGCGGTTTCCTCGGTGGCGCGCTGAAAACCGCCGCCGGTGTGGCGGGTGGCGTGATGCTGGCACAGGGCATCAGCAGCCTGTTCCACCACAACCAGCAGCCGGAAGTGGTTGAAGTGATCAAGGAAGAGCCGGCTCAGGTCAACGATCAAAGCGGCGGCAACGGTTGGGGCGACGATCAGCGTGTGGCTGACAACTCCGCTGATCAGGGCGGTTACGCCGACGCCGATTACAGCGATGACAGCTCATCGTTCTTCGGCGGCGACGACGACTCCTTCGTCTGA